Below is a window of Impatiens glandulifera chromosome 2, dImpGla2.1, whole genome shotgun sequence DNA.
AGTGTATAAGAGGCTAAGACTGAATCTCGCAAAGCGATATAAAGCCTACAAGATGACGAAATCTCACCATAATATCGTGTATTGAAGCAGTTAGTCCACAATCAGTGACTGCACGGCCGAATCCTACCAATTCACCATTGGAAGGCGTGATAGGAATCACTCGCCGGAACCAATCCCCTCCTCCAACACCGACAAAATTGGAGAATTCGGAGGACGTGGCGGCGGGATTTGATGACGAGTAGAAGGAAACAACGTCGGAAGAGGAGAAGACGGAGACAACGATAGAGCTATGAGCAAGAGCTACGCGGAGCTTATTGATTTCGACGGGTTCCACCTTTCCGGCAGAGTCGATAGTAGGAAAGCGGTGGCAGGAGTAGTTACATAGGCTGTGAAGTTCCCTGAGCCGGTCCGCGTTGACGTCGGCGGCATTCGTGGAGATGTAGATCGGCGGCACGTTCCTGTATCTGGCTGTTGCTAACCGGAATTTGGAAGGAAGGtaaccaccaccaccaccttgTAAACCAGTTGTAACCgccatctctctctctctcgtcCACAGATTCCAGGGGAAAGTTCTATTTACTTTCTCATCATCTTCACAGCTCAAAACCTCGTCTATCTttcagtaaaaaaaaatgattattagaTTGATTTTCTTACtaccaaaatattttaatttcaaatatttacattttaattattcaaacaacTAAATATGAGTTGGTTTATTTTTCaatagaattatttatttatagacaACTTTACTGTTTGATTTAATCCCCACAAAAAAAGATCATTTATGAATGTTTGATCATCCACATGGAAATGTCACATGCTATTGGACCATTGCATTTTGAATTGTTCTTTCTTCtctatttatttctctttattatttccttatttattttctatctattaattgaaaatcggattaatctattatataacTGATAAATTTTGATCAACGATATTATCACACTCCTACgtcaaacttaatttttaaaatccaagttaaactaaattcaaatataaaccgttttaaaatataatctgaCTTGAATGCaagtacaaataaaaaaatatataagggaaacaatattttcaaatgaacaaattatattttcacaaattcaaataaaatatgtaattgatAGTGTGGCATAGCCTCTCCAACTCATATAAcaatattctatttaaacatcaATTATACTCATACATTTACTTTCAAccttaattttatcataacattaagtttaaatttcaCATTGAGAATCTTATATGATAGAGAACATTGATAGTAATTTTAGTTCTAACAAATACTCCATTTGAATTaggttaaaattttatataattatcatttctACTTAAAACATTCTcaataattctaaaattaattagttcACTTGAGTTTCATTTTGGTGCATTGTTaattcctttatttttttatgttaaataagtttttgggtataattttttaatttatgcatagatttattaattttcaaaaaaaaaatatattttaatttcaaaatccaATTTAGGTAAGTATGATAATAGTAACGACAAATTGGAAATGGCAAATAAAGCAGTAACCAAACGAAGCACAAGCATGTCCTTTGAAAAAAGTGGAGACTTTGTTTTCTTATCTCAGATTTGAAAACGAGTCAAATCGGAGGGACATGcaacagagagagagagagagagagcctAATATCCTCCTCACCACATCGCTCCCATTTACTCTCTCTCTTCCCGCGACCCGATTTTTCATTCCTCCGTTTCCGGTCGCCGGCACCTACCCGTGTTCATTCTCCGGagatttattattaacaattcTTTGCTTTCAATGTTGGCCAATTGCCGAAGATATATGCTCGACCGAGAAAAGCCCTAATTTTTCAATCAGGGGCTTTTGAGATTTAGGGTTTAACCGGACAGATTTCTAAGCTATAGGCTGATGCTGACATAGAATTGCACAGGTTCCGTAGGTGTTGGTCTGTAAATTATATTACCGCAGTGTAATGGACGGGAGAAAAATCACAGCTAGTCCGCGGCCGTGCAGCAGCCGTCGGGTTGTAGCGAAGAAGCGGCCACGGAGCTGCGTTGATGGGTTTGTCAACAGTGTCAAGAAGCTGCAGAGGAGAGAGATTTGCTCAAAGCGCGACCGAGCCTTTAGTGTGAGTGATGCTCAGGAAAGATTCCGGAACATACGATTGCAGgttctttttttgtttttgttttcgtGAACCTTTTTCATTTTCTAATGCTCCATCAAACTTCATTTTGAAACTATTCGTGAAGAACTGACTGTATGTCGTCGGTGAGAATTTAGGTTTTCAGTGCTTGAAAACTTGGTTTATCTTGCTTAATAAGATGTTGTCTATGCTTGTAGTTGTCTTTATCTATCAAATATCTGTCTTGTTATAACAGATCTTATGTGTGTCTATTTATTTACTGGTTAGATTAAATAGGACAGTCATTCTTTTGTTGGATCTTCGCCGGAAGAGATTTTCATTTGACCCACAAAAAGCTCCTAATTAGGTTTCTTGATTCTGTTGTTCAAGCTCCCTGAGTTCAACATCAGGGCATGACACTATTCATTTATAGAGGCATTGCGTTGATTATCAGTTTATTATTGATGTCTCGATTTCTCGGTTGGAGACTAATAGGGAAACCCACTCTGGTTTAAAAATTCTCACATATCTTCTCCTTTTGCACTCATTAAGGCAAGTTGGTGATAAGAATTTTTGCTGCTGATAATGCCATCACTAATTCAATAAAAACCTGAGTTTgagagtttatatatttaaagtgCTAAATATTTGTTGATGAAATTTCATATGGAGTTGATTCTATCAGATAAAAAAGTGATGAGAGATGTGTTAAAATTCTACCATAAGATTTGAGCTCCCATTCAGCTGACTTGTTGAAATGAATGCTTTATCAGGAGGAATACGATACTCATGATCCAAAAGGTCGTTGTGGCACGGTGCTACTGTCTTTCCTGAAAAAGAGGTCGAAAATAATAGAGATAGTAGCTGCCCACAACATTGTATTTGCTCTCTCTCAGTCTGGCATTTGTGTTGCATTCAGTCGAGGTAGAGCATTACTGGCTTGCAGATTTGAACTTTTACAAACTTAATGCTGCTTTCTACTTTTGAAGGAAGGGGCCTTACAATTTCCTTATTTTTGGATGCAGAGACTAATCAAAGGATATGCTTCTTGAACATTAGTCCAGATGAAGTTATCAGAAGcttattttacaataaaaataatgattcgCTCATTACAGTTTCAGTTTATGCATCAGATAACTTTAGTTCTTTGAAATGCCGGACAACAAGGATTGAGTATGTATTACTGTTGGTATTTTAGTTTCTAGCTTTCTACAAATCACTATTCTTAACTGGTTTGATCACTCAAAATGCTTTCAGGTATATAAAAAGAGGTAAACCAGATGCAGGATTTGCTCTTTTTGAGTCTGAGTCACTAAAATGGCCTGGGTTTGTGGAGTTTGATGATGTAAATGGGAAAGTACTCACTTATTCTGCACAAGATAGGCAAGTTCTAATTGTAGAATCATTCTCTTTGTAACTTATTACATTCTTGTGTATTGTGTAGAATAGTGGttcatattttctcttttttcagCCTATACAAGGTATTTGACCTGAAAAACTATACAATGTTGTACTCAATATCAGACAAAAATGTTCAAGAGATAAAGATCAGGTATATCTCTATTCCCAGAAACGGATAAAGAGTAAAATGGAATCATTCCTTAATGTTTTTTTCCTAAGGAGCATACTAATTATTTGTTCTTGATCTACAACCCTTTCTCGGGAGCAGTCCAGGAATCATGTTGTTGATTTTCAAAGCTAGTAGCCATGTTCCTCTGAAGATTCTGTCCATAGAAGATGGTACAGTTCTTAAAACTTTCAACCATCTACTTCATCGAAATAAAAAGGTGGATTTCATTGAACAGTTCAACGAAAAGCTTCTTGTCAAGCAAGACAACGAGAATCTCCAGATTCTGGATGTAAGTAGCTTCTTACGTGGGTGTGGCCTTTCTTGACTTCTTTGATGAACTTTTTTGATAACTGAAACTTCTTTATCTCATTACAGGTCCGCAATTCCGAGTTAACAGAAGTCAGCAGTACAGAATTTATGACGCCATCAGCATTTATATTTCTATACGAGAATCAATTGTTCCTGACATTTAGAAACAGAACCGTGGCAGTTTGGAACTTCCGAGGCGAGCTTGTAACATCGTTTGAGGATCACCTTTTGTGGCATCCCGACTGCAACACAAACAACATATATATTACCAGTGATCAggatttaataatttcttactGCAAAGCTGACTCAGATGATCCATTAACAGAAACAAATGGTATTTTCATCTTACgattttaggttatttgagtaaaaaagTGATTAGGATATGCATAAGTAATACTGATGGTAACTTGTGTTTTTGTTGGCGGGTGCAGCTGGTTCGATCAATATCAGCAATATATTGACCGGTAAATGCCTTGCCAAAATAAGAGCAGACAACAGCTTGCCGGTAGAAGAACGCGGTTGCAGTTGCAGTGGCCATTGTAGTAGTAATAGTAGTGGCAATAATTGCAACTCTAAGAAGCGAATCCAAGCTTCGAGAATAAGCAGCAGCGTTGCAGAAGCATTGGAGGACATAACAGCCCTTTTCTATGACGAGGAACGGAATGAAATCTATACTGGAAATGGACACGGCTTAGTTCATGTATGGTCTAACTGACAatcaaccaaccaaccaactgAATGATGTGTGTTTTATTTAGGTAAGAAGTAACTGTGTTTGTTATTTGTACTGTATGGAGTTTGTAATGAATTATTCGGTTTTTGTTTTGAATCTTAGGATTCCACATCTCCTCCCCCATTCTGAGTGATCGATCCCTTTCTTTTAGCCACCACCATGTAAAGAAAGTTGTGTGAATCTGAACGGGTTGTAAAACTGTTGCTGTGTTGATGATGTTGTGATGGCAAAAGTGTAATATAAGCTTCTTGTGGCTGTTTTGTTAAGCATTCAAGAATGATTACTGCGGGGGGGCCATCTATCTATAAGTGATCATTTGAAAATTCAATTCTGGATTAACTTCTCTAAACTAGGCCCTAACTATCCAATTTTCAAATGTTTGGCCAGGCCAAAGTTGGGTGGTGGATAAGATAGATATATGTATTTGCATAATAGATGATGTAAAAGTAGATAAGGACTTCAAATGGTTACTTCAAGATTTGGCAAAACTTTCTATTTTTGACCCATTTCGCTTTGAAGCACGGCCTTTTGCTTTTctattaattaatcattcaaGATGAAGGTTGATTCTAACTTTTCTTTTTCGGTAAGTTTTGTAAACCAAtcttttgataattattttgtaacatAAGTAGCCGGGCATTGTCACATGTACTGTTATAACTGTATTGGTAAGAATTACAAAAAATACATGTGACCTCAAGTTGCTTTATTTATTATCTCAATCATAAGTCATATTAGagtgaattgttttttttgttttttaagcaGTTTTAAAAGTTTTTAGTTAGATGAGTGCAATGTTTAGGTCATGGATTGATAGTTTGATAGTTGAGTCCTGAGTGAGagagatataattaaataggCTCTCATTACAAATGAATAAGACTAATCatatagtaatttattttatatttgtagaaTTATGTTAGGTTTAAAAGTAATGATTTGGGTCAAACATTTATTTTGCTAACTGAATTCGTGTaagacttgtttgatttttctagttttgaaaattgattaatttacaagtcattgttattttttttaaagttataaatcCATTAAGTTCACCATTTTTGTATgtataattctttatttaaatgaatgGTAATGaatttctcatatattttttatctaatacaattataattttaacatttgaatataacattaaataaagtAGAACTTTTacagttttatcttttttttgatataattaaaattttaaccttTTGAATagaatattaaagtaaaaaattgaCTATTTTATACTTTTGAATAAGAATAGTTGGTATTTGGTGATTTAATTTATAGTTGTCATCTATTTATTTAGATTGTAGTGACACATCAGTAATTGCTATTATAAAAAAGATTGAGAAATTTTTGGATACCCAGAACCGTTACTCAAACAGATAGGTTTGGTGGTTGTTTCGATGCCCGACCCGTAAGGTAATGTAATTCAAATGACATTAGTAATTCATAAGTTAAAACGCCTTAAAATAAAGTgggttatattaatttttaatattcaatatatatatatttcagttttacAATTTCATTATGCAAAGTATGTAAAGAAAGGTCAATagttattattaactttaatctTTGATAGTCATAAAgctaatcaaaattaattagttgttGATAATATTGTCAAACATTGTGATTATATAACTATACCAACTAAACTTCCATCAAATCTTGCTTTCATTAGGAGGATAAGGATTCATAATTAGGACAATTATTgtgtcaatttttatttatttattttgtctctATAACTATTTCTCATGTATATAggttttactttttaaataaattaatcaaactcttatttttattattattattattattattattttaagtcatgaagtagttttaattttatttatagtttttattcATACAAACAACCCAAATTTTGTTTGTAAACACCAGATTTCAGaaggattttaatttatttattttttataagtctatataaacaacattttatattaaaaatacatggaaacataagaaattatttaatataatgaaaataaagacaaacatattacatcaaaattaaatatgataaaagaaaaagagcCGTTAATAgatgataaaattatagaatataAAGAACGTGACATGACGCGCCTCAATATCTATGGTGGGGCCgtaatttcaaaaaaaagatTGTCCTCTAAGATAGATTGATaccttttgttttgtttgtgcCTTTTTAattgttgttatttttattttcgtGACAATTTTAGTATATCTTGATgtataagttttattttgtaattaaaataataaattctaatCTAAATATAAACCTAAATGTtgcttattaatatataaattctcaACAGAAAATCtcgtctttttattttattttttattatcaacttttaatattttgtccacaatttgattttttatatataaacttacTAAAATTAAATGAGAGtgactatatattatttttttgtttattggGCACAGATTCAAATGATATACCCGATTTTGCGTGACAAATTTTTATAGtctttgattatttatttttctataccaggttgtttattttttatgtttaattgacTGTATAATATGATTATGATATTAGATtcttaaaaaacatataaatgttaCTAAGCATAtactgtatatataaaataaaatatgcatCAGCTTTAAAATCTCtcttttgtaataaaataaaaggtattacAGTAATCTGGAAAAGAATATCAATAAATGTATAAGAAAGTAGTATTTGTTTGTTAAACCATATTACCTTAATTATTAAATTCCCATTTAATTTAActaaaagtttaattaataactaaataaGATAAGAACAAgtaattagaatattttaaaaagtaataaaacaaataacaaattGAGTAATCATCTAGataatatagagaaaaaaaattaataagaaaggGAACTTTCCCAATACatctaaatatttgtaattatgtTGTAATAATGATCACTTTATGTTATTAGAGTTCATACTAGTATCTAAtcaacattaattaaaaatataaaaaaaatcatattttccaAAACAGTCCTGATATTATGATAATAACAACACTTGAACATGCAAGTTTATTATGGAATTGAATATATTCATACCTTGGGGTTTATTAGTTTAATGGAAAAAGATAATGTTCAATATtggaaatattataaaattggagGTTATTTGCTCTATGAGTAAAAGTTAATGAccttatttaatttctttgagATTCATCCCTCTCACAAATCTGGGTCTTTTTATTCGATGTTTTTACAACGCAAACGCAAAACGCGCATTTGCTaatcttttcttcttctctctctctctctagtgAGTAGTGAGTGGTGTGAACGCAAGAAAAGCAATAACTTCCATTTTAGCTGACTCTTGAGATCTCTCGGTCGAGGTAAACACGGTGATTTCTTCATTTTGTGTATAGATCGCACTTGTTGTCAGCTCATATCTGCAATCTGATGCATGTGTTTCTTACATATTCAGGACATTTTGGATAAGTATCTTGAACATCACCGCACCATTGGCATTCATTGCTCAAATTCATGTCATTCAGTACGAGCTTCAACAACTTCGCATTTCTACTTCAGTTTTGGAAGTAGAACATCACTTCGCCAGATCTGGTCCCAAAGGTaggtaattattattaaaatctgTTGAAGTTGGAAAAAAGTTTATCTCCACCGACAGACTGTTTGAAATTCTTTCTTCTGTATTGCCGAATCATTTTGTTATTGTGTCAACATCACCATAGATTGATTTTGTTATGTGGAAATGGAATGATGTCATTTTTTCTAATCTATTGTTTATTGTTGGTTGAGACGAATCTTAGGTTGATTTTGctttaacaaaacaaaagatGGATGGGGAAAActtttagtataatatatagAATACTTCGTAGGGCCTCTCATCCTCTAGTATTCAACTGGTTGTACTATTGAACTCTATTTGGATAtaggatatttattttattattaaatacaatatataatgattttctcTTCAGATTCTCGTGATAATCATCAATAAGATTTAGGAAGATGGATGACAACGTTGATGCTAATGCAGCACTAGGGTATGCTGAATTTCATCTTTTCCCTAGTGAGAGCAGGTATGTGCAACTTTTCTCTTACAATCGTGGATATTTTCACATTACGGGTGCGAATTTGTTTAAGAACATATAAGTGTTTATGAATGGAAGTGAACTGTTGTGTCTTATCTTGTTTAGGTACAAGGTATTTGGGTACAGTGGCGATAAAGCAGAAATTTTGAGATCTGGCTCCTTGGACGAGCTTGTGCAACATGTTCCTCAACTAAAAGACTGGTCCTCAGCAGGACTCAGTTCCTACTTCAGACTCGAACCGCCCAAAGATGTTGAAAGCCGCATGTGGTTCACAAAGTCCTCATTAACAAGGTGTTAGACCATTCAAACACTTTTTTGTCCATAGATATTGGATGTTTTAATCAAAATTCTTCTTCCTATCAAAAATCATATTTTCTATACCTGATTTCTGTGCTCTTCGCAGGTTTCTAGAGGTTACTGGATTACCTGATTTTCTAAGCAAGACAGATGTTACAAGGAGTGAGATTTCTCAACTGGAAGAAACAAGAAAGTTTCACTTCTCTCTGTATACTAAGGTAGTATTTTCCAATGTTAATGTTACCATTGATGTACATATCTAGCTCATCTGCATCTTGATATCATTTCTCAGGGTCATAAAGATCACTCTGAAGATGCAGAAACAGGTTGGTTCTGATATCTACAGTCTTTGTTGCTTTTGGAATTGACAggaatatatataacaatattaacaGAGACCATGATTTCCTAGTTAATTTTGTATGATAGTCAGTGTCAGTGCATGAAATACCTTAGTTAACATGGAGCCATTGAATTAGGCTGTCTCTTTATGGggtttataactttatatttctcCTTTATTGAACAGAAGTTGGCAACTCAAATATTAAAGCATCAAAATCGAATGTAAGTTGCTGCGGTTTATGTATTCTGTTCATGCATTGATCCCAAGACATCCTAATGTATAATATTGCATTTTTGTGTTCGTGTTAACAGGGTGAACGACAAACTCCACCGGTAGATGCATCAAAGTATGCaacttgattattttattaCCAATAGGAAATTTTATGTTATGTCTGTAGCAACATTACAACTTGGTTATTGACAGGAACGAACTATTGCGAGCAATGGATTTAAGAGTAACAGCATTGAAACAGGACTTAATTGATACATTCAATCGCACCACTGGTGTGACCTACTCCTCAAAGGAGATTGCTGATTTAGAAAGGATATTTCACCTTTTTCAAGCATTAGATATGAGGTAAATTGCTTGGAAAGTGTAATTGCTGTTTGTTTGACTTTCCCAATAAGATtatttgataaaactgaaaactAAGTTTGTTAAAACTTTCCAAGTAAAGACTTAAGATtatttgataaaactgaaaatcaaGTTTCTATTACTTTCCAAGTAAAGACTTATGATTATGTTGTAAAACTGAAACTTAAGTgctaaattttgaatttgaattttaagtgTGAAACATAAAAGCTGAATAAACCAAATGCAAATATATGGATTTTAGTTGATATGtaggttgatttgataaaatgtggaaCTAAAGTTGGGAAAAGTACTATTTTACCATTATTAACGTAATTTGATTCATTTATAGGgcttaaaatatgttatttttaggCTAACTATATTCCGGAGTAAGTGATTCATAGCTTGTGGAATTAAGTCAGATTTTCCAacttaattttagtttattctaaataattaagtgattttggATAACATTTATCAAATGAACTTgataaataagtatttaattatttagctTTAGTGGTTAACTGTGTTATCCAACACTGTTGTGAAATCTGATTTTTATTTCGTTTGAGCTTATACAGTCTTAGGACATTCTACCTCCTTGTGTGCCTAGTTATACAATTGCGAGCAAggaaacttatatatatatatatatcttttatatttggTTGCAGAGATATTATGCACAAGTTAGAAGCTGACCAATCATTAGATCAGATTGTTGATTTACCAGATCACAAAACCAGCTCTACTGAACACAAGATTTTGACATCCAAACTATCTAACTCAGATAGACCTGTAAAATATGGTGTCTCCCCAGCGAAAGCTGCACAAGTTGAGCGACGAATCTCAGCAGAAAGTGAAGAATCATCTTATTCAAGCGAAGAGGATGATGATCAACCATCTGCAGAAAGGAGTAGACCTCAAATTCGGTCAGCCTCACCAAGAAGATCAGCATCTCCAATGCGTAGGATCCAAATAGGAAGATCAGGATCACGAAGAAGCACTGCACTAACTATTAAAAGTCTAAGTCATTTCCCTTCCAGAGATAGAATATCATCTAATAGAGACGGATCTGCAAACAATAGTGAAGAAGAATCCGATCAACAACCACCACCTAGAAAGGCTGATAGCAACGGACGAAGAATGAGCGTTCAGGATGCAATCAGTCTTTTCGAACGTAAACAAACAGATCAGTCAACAACAGATAATCAGAAAAGGAGATCTACTTTAGATGGTTCATTTGGTGCCAATAAAGGTGTACTGAGAAGATGGAGCTCCAGCATGGACAACAGCACAGTTGAGCGCCAGCCGGAACCTCTTCCAGAAAGTTCCGAGGAAGTAATAATATCAGAGACAATAGTAGATCAGGAATCCATCGAGACAGCTGAGATGGACCCAATATTAGTCCAAGACGAAGAAAAGAAGGAACACTATCCTATTGTTAATAAACCCGAAGAAAATACTGAGAAGTTGAGGGCATCGGCTGAATGGAGTAAACAGAAGGAAGTTGAATTGAACCAGATGCTTATGACAATGATGGAAAGCAAGCCTAATAAATACAAGAACACTTCATCAGACAAAAACTTGTCAAGTAGACAAGTTGTAACACAGGAGCGAAAAGGCGGCCTTTATGACCACTACAAAGAAAAAAGGGACGAAAAGCTTCGCGGAGAAACTGCAGGAAAACAAGCAGAGAAAGCAGCACAATTTAAAGCAATGAGACGTGTTCTTGAAGAAAGGAAGGCTGAGATGGCTgttactaataataaaaaaaccgACTCTGACAAAAAGCCTTCTTCCATTAAATCCCAAAGGCCAGCCAAGATTCCATCGCCACAACCTGTTCAGAAAATCGAGCCGTCAAAATCCACAACAGCAAAGAGAACATCTAAAGTCACGCCTTCGTCTGCTGTTCGAAAGTCATGGCCGTCGACACCTTCAACCAGAGCTGCTGCAGGAGTTTCACCGGTCAAAACTCCAGGTGGGACCCCATCCGCCAGCACAACACCTACTCACAGAAAGCCCCAGTCTGTTCCATCAGTTCCTCGGCAGACCCATAAGGTAGAACCAACTCCATTGCCGAACAGAAACGCCAAAGCAGCAAGCCAAACCGAGAAAAACAAGAGCGTGAAAGCTGTGAATGAGAAGAAGTTAATCAAGAAAACCGCAAAAACCAAAGTTCATATTCCTGAAAAAGACTCTTCAATAGTTTCAACAAGTCCCAAAGTAACTGGAAAGGTGACAAAAAAGAGCAGTGTGGTTCCGGTTGAGTCAAAGCCTTTCCTTCGTAAAGGCTCTCGAGTTATCAAGCCAAAAACTTCCCCCCAAACAGAGGGAATAAGAAAGAGCTATGATAATAAACCGGAAATTGACACAATTGTAAGCAATTCCGAGACAACCAATCAGCAAGATGATTCTGTTGCTGTTTCAGAACTGAAAACTCAGTTACCCGTTCAAGAGAAACATGATGATGACATTATGGATTTGGAAGAAGCTGTAAATAGTGAGGAACATATACCACCTACTCCATCTGAACTCATAGCTGTTGCTGAAGTAGAAACTTCAATCTCCCCAACAGCTTGGATAGAAATAGAGGATCACTCAGATGAGCATATTATTATCCCCTCTAACGATTACAGCACATCTCCAGCCAATGTTGCACCTGTCTCGATAAATCAACGTGTCCGACACTCTTTGTCACAGATGCTGCAAGAGGAGAGTGCAGAATCAGATATTACTGAGTGGGGAAATGCCGAAAACCCTCCTGCGACCATCTACTACCAAAGAGATTCACCGAAAGGGTTCAAGAGGCTATTGAAGTTTGCTCGAAAGAGTAGAGCCGATCCCAACTTAACTGGCTGCTCCAGCCCTTCTCCAATTTCTGATGGAGAGGATGACTCTGAGGAGTCAAAATCATCTATCAAGAAAAACAGCGACGAATATCTATCGCGAAACCATCTAAATGAGCACCCTTGTCATCAGAATACAATAGGCAAAGGTAAGAAAGAAAAACCTAATTTTCATTTCTTAATTTGTGTGTTAGAGATTTTGATACTAGtactaatatatatacttgattACAGTTCTAGCAAATGGAAGGAGATTGTCTTCTCAAACCGATGCTCAGAAGTTGAGGAGGGATCACATCTCAGCTGGAACAAGCTCTTCGTCTAAAGGTAAAGATCATCTATCTGTAAAGAGAAATTCCTTCATTTAGTTTACCTTCCACTTGTTTTTGCTGAATAATTAATTGTCCTTCATCATCG
It encodes the following:
- the LOC124923607 gene encoding flocculation protein FLO11-like isoform X1 — its product is MDDNVDANAALGYAEFHLFPSESRYKVFGYSGDKAEILRSGSLDELVQHVPQLKDWSSAGLSSYFRLEPPKDVESRMWFTKSSLTRFLEVTGLPDFLSKTDVTRSEISQLEETRKFHFSLYTKGHKDHSEDAETEVGNSNIKASKSNGERQTPPVDASKNELLRAMDLRVTALKQDLIDTFNRTTGVTYSSKEIADLERIFHLFQALDMRDIMHKLEADQSLDQIVDLPDHKTSSTEHKILTSKLSNSDRPVKYGVSPAKAAQVERRISAESEESSYSSEEDDDQPSAERSRPQIRSASPRRSASPMRRIQIGRSGSRRSTALTIKSLSHFPSRDRISSNRDGSANNSEEESDQQPPPRKADSNGRRMSVQDAISLFERKQTDQSTTDNQKRRSTLDGSFGANKGVLRRWSSSMDNSTVERQPEPLPESSEEVIISETIVDQESIETAEMDPILVQDEEKKEHYPIVNKPEENTEKLRASAEWSKQKEVELNQMLMTMMESKPNKYKNTSSDKNLSSRQVVTQERKGGLYDHYKEKRDEKLRGETAGKQAEKAAQFKAMRRVLEERKAEMAVTNNKKTDSDKKPSSIKSQRPAKIPSPQPVQKIEPSKSTTAKRTSKVTPSSAVRKSWPSTPSTRAAAGVSPVKTPGGTPSASTTPTHRKPQSVPSVPRQTHKVEPTPLPNRNAKAASQTEKNKSVKAVNEKKLIKKTAKTKVHIPEKDSSIVSTSPKVTGKVTKKSSVVPVESKPFLRKGSRVIKPKTSPQTEGIRKSYDNKPEIDTIVSNSETTNQQDDSVAVSELKTQLPVQEKHDDDIMDLEEAVNSEEHIPPTPSELIAVAEVETSISPTAWIEIEDHSDEHIIIPSNDYSTSPANVAPVSINQRVRHSLSQMLQEESAESDITEWGNAENPPATIYYQRDSPKGFKRLLKFARKSRADPNLTGCSSPSPISDGEDDSEESKSSIKKNSDEYLSRNHLNEHPCHQNTIGKVLANGRRLSSQTDAQKLRRDHISAGTSSSSKATRSFFSLSAFRGGSK
- the LOC124923607 gene encoding flocculation protein FLO11-like isoform X2, coding for MDDNVDANAALGYAEFHLFPSESRYKVFGYSGDKAEILRSGSLDELVQHVPQLKDWSSAGLSSYFRLEPPKDVESRMWFTKSSLTRFLEVTGLPDFLSKTDVTRSEISQLEETRKFHFSLYTKGHKDHSEDAETEVGNSNIKASKSNGERQTPPVDASKNELLRAMDLRVTALKQDLIDTFNRTTGVTYSSKEIADLERIFHLFQALDMRDIMHKLEADQSLDQIVDLPDHKTSSTEHKILTSKLSNSDRPVKYGVSPAKAAQVERRISAESEESSYSSEEDDDQPSAERSRPQIRSASPRRSASPMRRIQIGRSGSRRSTALTIKSLSHFPSRDRISSNRDGSANNSEEESDQQPPPRKADSNGRRMSVQDAISLFERKQTDQSTTDNQKRRSTLDGSFGANKGVLRRWSSSMDNSTVERQPEPLPESSEEVIISETIVDQESIETAEMDPILVQDEEKKEHYPIVNKPEENTEKLRASAEWSKQKEVELNQMLMTMMESKPNKYKNTSSDKNLSSRQVVTQERKGGLYDHYKEKRDEKLRGETAGKQAEKAAQFKAMRRVLEERKAEMAVTNNKKTDSDKKPSSIKSQRPAKIPSPQPVQKIEPSKSTTAKRTSKVTPSSAVRKSWPSTPSTRAAAGVSPVKTPGGTPSASTTPTHRKPQSVPSVPRQTHKVEPTPLPNRNAKAASQTEKNKSVKAVNEKKLIKKTAKTKVHIPEKDSSIVSTSPKVTGKVTKKSSVVPVESKPFLRKGSRVIKPKTSPQTEGIRKSYDNKPEIDTIVSNSETTNQQDDSVAVSELKTQLPVQEKHDDDIMDLEEAVNSEEHIPPTPSELIAVAEVETSISPTAWIEIEDHSDEHIIIPSNDYSTSPANVAPVSINQRVRHSLSQMLQEESAESDITEWGNAENPPATIYYQRDSPKGFKRLLKFARKSRADPNLTGCSSPSPISDGEDDSEESKSSIKKNSDEYLSRNHLNEHPCHQNTIGKVLANGRRLSSQTDAQKLRRDHISAGTSSSSKAFRGGSK